A window of the Tenebrio molitor chromosome 1, icTenMoli1.1, whole genome shotgun sequence genome harbors these coding sequences:
- the LOC138122468 gene encoding myocardin-related transcription factor A-like isoform X4 translates to MAEGGSPSTPRESPPKAVIDTSPLHIDQNKESLKVKLMLRRPFDQLVAQGIMPPHKTPAAYHGQRRQLERAKTGDMLKAKIQQRPPRQELERRHILEADPGHVDPSLAERQRMLKKARLADQLNDQLSHRPGPLELIQKNILHTEEPIEQAVKTGRIPYKATSEGQLNRPQHPQSYVNPEDDSQSSEGDNIVSPGPSDVLETAAKSAGIVVSLIPATEGTVVVTTATPVLSKDNSEIVFADLCRSVAAPLLPQVSASSPASLGSSASTLSPLSSVASPVPSIVSQPATPVPPPPPVVLTPRPIQSPAKSDAPGKDKNRKKSKSKSTPKARTIKFHEYKGPPSAQKNSNNNSSTGESSYDLLLQQQTLLLQFQLQLQHKYPQIILPASQKTSNETNNNNPLPSPAPSTSSESSTPARLTGRLEDMKVSDLKAELKRRSLPVSGSKPQLIERLKPFAGSDTINQNISSVDSTHSNSSVDQCHNSPQYQETGSPQGSVKEEPSEQMDITDPMSPLPQQQIQEQFQQIQQQIAQQNQENCQKTQEDIVREQQRQIEELQRELTLSKLRLQEATRAEPKAQLLALQKHLQARQHQQQQQHIALQMQQLQALQARQAHVNEEQQRLQQQQHVAFQNQKNIAGGLLINGDAALVFNLMQGKAKVVNGHARTNSLPSFLNSIVTPVIAAPEIKPEFIEDVKPPPPLYEEATKHINKKNNVKSQIVDDVLEILIKNGELPPSAAQDPSTPGSAGTKAAEPVFPNQNQNQSAVDPNSPEAALGLDPTDILDSLDNLDSMDFTQFVMELGDGNQHHPENNNMHDDHDQMSVPMDTDDWLESLCVENGQNGNNGSCTAPLASQETDLVGYDPLLGITQDPFDPFNLDEFQSPADLTASLSWDKVDYAA, encoded by the exons ATGGCCGAGGGAGGATCGCCATCGACTCCACGGGAGTCACCGCCCAAAGCGGTGATCGACACGTCGCCGCTGCACATAGATCAAAATAAAGAAT CCCTCAAGGTGAAATTGATGCTGAGACGACCATTCGATCAGCTGGTCGCGCAGGGAATCATGCCTC CTCACAAAACGCCCGCAGCCTACCACGGCCAGCGTCGCCAGTTGGAGCGGGCAAAAACTGGCGACATGTTGAAGGCAAAAATCCAGCAGAGGCCTCCACGGCAAGAACTCGAAAGGCGGCACATTCTAGAGGCGGATCCAGGTCACGTAGATCCCAGTTTGGCCGAACGCCAACGGATGCTCAAAAAAGCGCGCTTAGCCGACCAACTGAACGACCAACTATCACACAGACCCGGTCCCCTTGAACTCATCCAGAAAAACATTCTTCACACGGAGGAGCCCATCGAACAGGCCGTAAAAACCGGTCGAATACCCTACAAGGCGACGAGCGAAGGTCAGCTGAACCGTCCTCAGCATCCCCAGAGCTACGTCAATCCGGAAGACGACTCGCAAAGTTCCGAAGGCGACAACATCGTCAGTCCAGGACCTAGTGACGTTCTAGAAACCGCTGCGAAATCGGCGGGTATCGTGGTGTCTCTCATACCGGCGACCGAAGGGACCGTTGTGGTTACGACCGCGACTCCAGTGTTAAGTAAAGACAACAGTGAGATAGTGTTTGCAGATCTGTGCAGATCAGTAGCTGCGCCTCTGCTGCCCCAGGTCTCCGCTTCGAGCCCCGCATCGTTAGGGTCTTCCGCATCCACTCTTAGTCCGTTATCGTCGGTCGCTAGTCCCGTGCCTTCTATTGTTTCACAACCGGCAACACCAGTGCCCCCTCCGCCACCTGTTGTACTTACACCCCGCCCCATTCAGTCACCCGCCAAGAGCGATGCTCCGGGCAAAGACAAAAACAGGAAAAAATCCAAGTCCAAGTCGACACCCAAAGCCCGAACGATCAAATTCCACGAATACAAAGGACCACCAAGTGCTCAAAAGAATTCAAACAACAACAGCAGCACCGGGGAGAGTTCTTACGATCTCTTGTTGCAACAGCAGACCCTGTTGCTGCAATTTCAGTTGCAACTGCAACACAAATACCCACAAATCATATTACCCGCATCTCAGAAAACTTCTAACgaaacaaacaacaacaatcCTCTGCCGTCGCCGGCGCCGTCGACGTCTTCAGAATCTTCCACTCCTGCCAGACTCACCGGCAGGTTGGAGGATATGAAGGTGAGCGATCTGAAAGCGGAGTTGAAACGCCGCAGTTTGCCAGTTTCCGGTTCGAAACCGCAACTGATCGAAAGACTCAAACCTTTTGCCGGATCGGACACGATCAATCAGAATATTTCGTCGGTAGATTCGACTCACAGCAATTCGAGCGTGGATCAGTGTCACAACTCACCTCAGTATCAAGAAACTGGTTCTCCGCAAGGTTCAGTCAAGGAAGAACCGTCGGAACAGATGGACATCACGGATCCCATGAGTCCGTTACCTCAACAGCAGATACAAGAACAGTTCCAACAGATACAGCAGCAAATTGCACAAcagaatcaagaaaattgtcaaaaaacccAAGAGGACATCGTGAGGGAACAGCAAAGGCAAATCGAGGAGCTTCAGAGAGAGTTGACGCTTTCGAAGCTGCGACTGCAGGAAGCGACGCGAGCCGAACCCAAGGCTCAGCTCTTGGCCTTGCAGAAGCACTTGCAGGCGAGACAGCACCAACAACAGCAACAGCATATCGCTTTGCAGATGCAACAGCTGCAAGCCTTGCAAGCTCGGCAAGCTCACGTCAACGAGGAGCAGCAGAGGTTGCAGCAACAGCAGCACGTGGCTTTCCAGAATCAGAAGAACATCGCAGGTGGACTTCTCATAAACGGCGACGCAGCCTTGGTGTTTAATCTCATGCAAGGCAAAGCAAAAGTGGTCAACGGTCACGCCAGAACCAATTCTTTGCCAAGTTTTTTGAATTCCATTGTGACGCCGGTGATTGCGGCACCAGAAATAAAACCAGAGTTCATCGAAGATGTCAAACCACCCCCGCCCCTATACGAAGAAGCCACCAAACACATAAACAAGAAGAACAACGTCAAGAGTCAGATCGTCGACGATGTTTTGGAGATACTGATCAAGAACGGGGAACTGCCCCCGAGTGCGGCCCAAGACCCTTCGACGCCGGGCTCGGCCGGAACGAAGGCCGCCGAACCGGTGTTTCCCAACCAGAATCAGAACCAATCCGCGGTCGATCCCAACAGTCCGGAGGCTGCCCTCGGCCTGGATCCCACCGACATATTGGACAGTCTGGATAACTTGGACAGCATGGATTTCACCCAGTTCGTGATGGAACTAGGCGACGGCAACCAGCACCATCCGGAGAACAACAACATGCACGACGACCACGACCAAATGTCAGTTCCCATGGACACTGACGACTGGTTGGAATCGCTGTGCGTCGAGAACGGGCAAAACGGCAATAACGGTTCGTGCACGGCTCCTCTGGCCTCGCAAGAGACGGACCTGGTGGGTTACGACCCCCTCTTGGGCATAACTCAGGATCCCTTCGATCCTTTCAATCTGGATGAGTTCCAATCGCCCGCCGATTTAACCGCATCGCTGTCTTGGGACAAAGTTGACTATGCAGCGTAG